ACCCGCAGTTTGGCGGCTGTCCCGGGGTGGAAACGCTCCATTTCCCGGCGAACCATCTCCGAATTGGTGACCACCAGGCGGGCGGAGGCCACGGTCTTGGCCTCCAGACGTGGATAGAGCCAGTGCAGGGGATTGGCCATCCACAACGGGGAGCGGCCATGGCGCAGGGAACGCCAGCGCAGATGCACGCCGTCTCCAGCGCGATAGATATGGCAATCCGGCCCCCGTTCCAGGCTGAGAATCACCCCAGACTGACCGGCCAGGGCCGCGTCCACACCAGCGGTAAAGCGCATCGCCCGCCACCAGCCCGGCCCTCTGGCACCGGGAAGCACCCGGCCGGAAAACCTTCCTCCTCCGCTGAGCCGGTGAACACTCCATTGTGGGGCAAGGCAGGCAGCCAGACGGCCTGCGGCCATTTCAGCCCCACCGCCCGAGGATTGGCGGCGGACAATGTAGGCAATGCGGTGCTCTAGGCAGGACATGAGTGTGTGCTGTCGACGAGGGGGGGGGCTGGTCAAGACGTCGCGGATTCGGAAAGCTGATTTGGCAGCAACTCGGCTAACTTCTGCAAAACCAGCTCCGGTTCAATTCTTCGCAGACAGTCCAGATGGTGCTGGGGGCAGGTCCGCTGAAAACAGGGACTGCAGGTCAGGCCCAGGGTGACGATTCGCGAGGCGGGGCTCAAGGGCGGCGTGAACCCCGGATCAGAGGACCCGAAGATCGCAACCAGGGGACGACCCAGGGCCGCGGCAACGTGCATCAAGCCGGAGTCATTGCTGACCACGGCCCTGGCCTGAGAAATCAGGTCCACGGCCTGGGCCAATGAAGTCCGCCCGGCCAGATTCAGGGCAGCCGGGCCGATATGATCGCATACTGCCTGGGATGCCTCTTGGTCCTTCTCCGAGCCCAAGACCCAAACGCTCCAGCCCCGGTCAGCCAGGTGAGAGCCCACCACGGCGAAATGCTCCGGCGGCCATTGCTTGGCCGTTCCGTATTCCGCGCCGGGGCACAAAATCAGAACATCATCTTCCGCGTTCAATCCCATCTGATGCAAGGCAGCGCGGACATTTGCCGGCTGTACGGTCAGTCGCGGAATGGGAACATCCCGAGGCAGGGAAGCCGCATCGGGCAGCCCCAACGCAACAAAGCGCTGCACGGTCATGGGCAGCCTGGCCTTGTCCAGCCTGCGCCAATCGTTGAGCAGTCCGTAGCGCCACTCGCCAATGTATCCAGTGCGCCGGGGAATCCGGGCAAAAAAAGGGACCAGGGCGGACTTCAGGGAGTTGGGCAGCACAATGGCCTGTTCATAACATCCGTGGAGTCGTCGTCCAAGGCTCAAGCGTTCCCGCAGGCCCAGACGGCCGTGCCCCGTGGCCATGGCCACGGCCCCGCGAACCCCGGGCATGCGGGCCACCAGGGCTGCGCTCCAGGCTGGGGCCAGAATATCGATAGTCCGTTCCGGGCCATGCTGCAAAAGCAACTGCACCAAGCTCTGCGCCATGACCATGTCGCCGACCCAGGACGGGCCGATCAGAAGCACCCGTGCGCCATGCCGGTCAGTGAACGCCGGCGACGCCAATGCGCACATTTACTCTTCGGCGAGCCAATGTTGCCACAACGACTCGTAGGAACCCTGGGCGGAAAGGATGAATCGTATGGCCTCCCGGGCAGCGCCGTGTCCGCCGCGGGCCGCACTCGTCCAGGCCGCAAGCTCCTTGATCTCCGGCTGGGCATTGGCCACGGCCATGGGCAGGCCGACCATTTTGAGTGCCGTCGCATCCACCCAGTCGTCACCAAGATAGGCCACCTGAGCCAAGTCCAGTCGCTTCCGGGAACAGATATCCCGGATGACTGGAGCCTTCCGAACGTGGCCGGGGTGGTATTCCCGGATACCCAGTTCCTTGGCCCTGGCCGCCACTGCCGGAGCATCCAGACCGGTAATGATGGCGAATTCCAGGCCCACGGTCTGGGCCATCTTGATGCCCAATCCGTCCTGGACATTGAACCGCTTGGTCACCCTGCCCCCATCGTCATAATACAGCCCGCCATCTGTGAGCACGCCGTCCACGTCCAGGATCAGCAACCCAATCCGACGGGCCAGTTCTTCAGGATACATTGGTTTGTCTCCAGATGCGCAACAGATCGGTCAGGAGCGGGGCAAGCCGGTCCAGGGGCCAGCTGTTCGGGCCGTCGCACAAGGCTTCTTCCGGTCTGGGATGGACCTCCAGAAAAAGTCCCTGACAGCCTGCGGCAACTGCCGCTCTGGCCAGAACCGGAACGAATTCACGTTGCCCATCCGAGACGTGTCCCTTGCCGCCGGGCAATTGCACCGAATGGGTGGCATCAAAGATCACCGGGTGACCGGCCTCGGCCAGGATGGGAAAGGAGCGGAAGTCCACCACCAGGTTGTTGTACCCGAAGCTGCTCCCGCGTTCGGTCAGCCAGATTCGGGTGTTGCCCGTTGACCGCACTTTGGCAATGGCGGGCCGCAGGTCCCAGGGGGCCACGAACTGCCCTTTCTTGATGTTCACGATCCGCCCAGTCTCTCCGGCAGCCACCAGCAGATCGGTCTGGCGGCAGAGAAATGCGGGAATCTGCAACACATCGGCCACCTGGGCGACCCTGGCCGCCTGCCGGGGCTCGTGGATGTCCGTGATAACGGGCAGTCCGGTACGTTCCTTGATGGCCGCCAGCCACTCCATGCCGAGTTCCAGCCCGGGCCCCCGAAAGGATTCCAAGGAGCTACGGTTGGCCTTGTCAAAGGAGCTCTTGAAAATCACGGGAAGCTGCGCTCGCCCGGCAATGTCCGCCAGAGCATCTCCGACCTCCAGAGCCAGCTCCAGACTTTCCAGCACACACGGGCCGGCGATCAGGAACGGACCGGATACGCTGCGGTCATACAACTGCTGCGCATCGGTCATGGTACACCCGATATTTTGCGGGACAATGCCGCCCCGATAAAGTCTCGGAATAGTGGGTGGGGATCCAGCGGGCGGGACTTGAATTCCGGGTGAAACTGGCACCCCAGGAACCAGGGATGATCGGTCAGTTCAACAATCTCCACCAGGGCGTTGTCCGGGGAAAGTCCGCTCAGCACCATTCCCGCGGCCTCAAAACGCTCGGCATACCGATCGTTGAACTCATAGCGATGGCGGTGGCGCTCCTGGACCACGTCTTCGCCGTAGGCGACGAAAGCCCTGGTCTCCGGCTTGATCCTGCAGGGGTACGCGCCCAGACGCATGGTTCCGCCCTTGGCGCAACCGGCGTCCCGTTTCTGATGGCATTGGCGGCGGTGGTCGTACCACTCGGCCATCAGATAGATGACCGGATCCGGACTCGTGGGATCGAACTCTTCGGAGTTGGCAGAAGGCAGACTGAGCACGTTGCGGGCGAACTCGATCACCGCGCACTGCATCCCCAGGCAGATGCCGAAAAACGGAACGCCCTGCTCCCGAGCGAACCGGATCGCCGCGATCTTGCCTTCCACCCCGCGATGCCCGAATCCGCCCGGCACCAGGACGCCATGCACCCCGGCCATGCTCTCGGCAACGGTGTCTCCGACCACCTCCTCGGAATTGATGTATTCCAGGCGCACGGAGACGTCATGGGCCACGCCGCCGTGAATCAGGGCCTCGTGCAAACTTTTATAGGACTCCCGCAGATCCACGTATTTTCCAACAATGGCGATGCGCACCTCATCCTTGGGCGTGCGCAACCTGGTGACCAATTCCTTCCAACGTGGCAGGTGCGGATTTTTGGCGGGAAGACGCAACAGGATGGCAATTTTCTGATCCACACCCTCCTCATACAGGGCCAGCGGGACCTCATAAATGCTTTGAACATCGATGGCCGTGAACACCGCATCCTCGTCCACGTTGCAGAACAGAGCGATTTTGGCCTTGATGTCCTTGCCCAGATCCACCTCGCTGCGACAGAGGATGATGTCCGGCTGAATACCGATGGATCGGAGTTCCTTGACGCTGTGCTGGGTGGGTTTGGTCTTCAGCTCCCCGGCAGCCCGCATCAGGGGCACCAGGGTCAGATGGATGTACAGGACGTTGTCCTTTCCCAGATTGGAACGCAATTGACGAATGGCCTCCAGGAAGGGCAGGCTCTCGATGTCGCCCACCGTCCCTCCGATTTCGATGATGGCCACATCCTCGTCGTGCTGGGCCACGCCAAGCACCGCACTCTTGATCTCATCGGTAATGTGCGGAATCACCTGCACGGTTCCACCCAGGTAATCTCCGCGCCGTTCCTTGGTGATCACGGAATTGTAGATGCTGCCCGAGGTGTAGTTGTTGCGCTGGGACATGGAGATGTCCAGGTAGCGCTCATAGTGGCCCAGATCCAGGTCGGTCTCCGCCCCGTCGTCGGTTACGTAGACTTCTCCATGCTGAAAGGGATTCATCGTGCCCGGGTCCACGTTAATGTACGGGTCAAGTTTCTGGATGGTGACCTTCAACCCGCGGGCCTGCAACAACGCCCCGATGGACGCGGCGGCCAGCCCCTTGCCCAGCGAGGAAAGAACCCCACCGGTAACAAAGATGAACTTGGTTTTCATGCCGACTCCTGTGGATGCAACGGCGTCGAACCGCGACGCTGAAAAAGATGTTCTGGGACCCAACCGCTGTCGAAGCATCAGCTCCCCCAAAACCAATCCATTCTGCATCAAAGAGCGTGAAAAAGCTACTGAGATTGCCTAGCCAAAGCCCTGCCAAAACCCTTCCTGGGCACTGCCTGGGCCGGTTGACGAACCTGGCCGTTGCCTCTATCTGTGCCAGATTACGATGGTTGCGCGGTACGGCAGGGACGTCAACGTGATGGGGGGATCCATTGAAATGAGCAATGTCAAAGTGCTGGTTCTTGCGGGTTATGGGACCAATTGTCAGCGGGAGACCGCCCATGCGGCAATGCTGGCTGGTGCGGACGAGGTTGTGGTGGCCCATTTTTCCGAACTGGTGGCCGGCGAGGTCCGTCTGGAAGATTTTCATTTCCTGATTTTCCCCGGCGGGTTTCTGGACGGGGACGATCTGGGAGCTGCCCAGGCCGCGGCGTTACGCTGGCGCTACGCCAAAACGGTTTCCGGCACGCCGCTGGTAGAGGAGCTGCAACGCTTTTTCGATGCCGGCGGACTGATCCTGGGCATTTGCAATGGATTCCAACTGCTGGTCAAACTGGGCATGCTCCCCGGCACCGGAACCGCCACGTTGGAGCGCCAGGTCAGCCTGAGCCATAATGACTCCGCCCGGTTCGAGGACCGCTGGGTCCACCTGCGGACCAATCCGAAAAGCCCATGCGTCTTCACCGCCGGACTGGACGCCTTGTTTCTGCCTGTCCGCCATGGGGAGGGCAAGCTCGTGCCCAAGGATGACGCAACCCTGCAGGCCCTGGAGGACCAGGGCCTGGTTGCCCTGCGCTACATCGACCCCCAAACCGGCCAGCCGACCATGGCCTATCCCGCCAATCCCAACGGCTCACCCGGGGGCATCGCCGGACTGACCGACCCGTCCGGACGCATTCTCGGACTGATGCCCCACCCTGAAGCCTACAACCACCCCACCAACCATCCGGCCTGGACCCGTGGGGCAAAGGCCCCCCTGGGCATCACCCTTCTGGCCAACGGCATCGCCGCCTTGCGGGCTCGGAAATGATCCCCGGTACAGTGGATCCGGCCATTCTTGACAGCCATGAAACCATCTCGTAGACCTCATTCCAAGTGATCACAAGTGATCTTCAGGTGCTCCCTGAAAGGTCGTTCATGATGCGCGGAGCCAGGTCCTCCTGGGAAGACCCCATGCTTCGGGCCCTGAACGAGGCCCATGTTGCCCGCGACCTGAACGAGGTCCCGGTGGGCGCGGTAGTGCTGAACCAGGATGGAACCATCCTGGCCGCGGCGCACAACCGGACTCTGAGCACCCAGGATCCAGCCGGGCACGCGGAGATACTGGCCCTGCGGAACGCAGCCATGACCCAGGGAAACCATCGCCTGAGCGGTTGCATCCTGGTTGTCACCCTGGAACCGTGTCTGATGTGTCTCGGCGCCCTGGTCCAGGCCCGCATCGCCGGACTGGTCTTCGGTGCACGGGATCACAAAGCCGGCGCCATTCTCTCGCGCCTCAACGTCAACGATCTGGAATGGCTGAATCATCGCTTCTGGGTCATTGAAGGCGTCCTGGCCGACGAATGCAGCGATCTGCTCAGTTCCTTTTTTGCCGGACGCAGAAAGAACCATTCAGCCAAGCAGTCACACAGCTCTTTGATCAAGCAATCATCCGGAGAGGTACCGAAGTGGCCGTAACGGGGTCGACTCGAAATCGACTTGCCCTCTAACCGGGGCACGTGGGTTCGAATCCCACCCTCTCCGCCATTTGTTTTTAAGCGCCTGAATCCATAAAAGCTGATGTATCCCGAAGCTCTTCAAACCGACATGATCCCTCTGACGGCCTCACAGCAGGGCATGGAAGTGTCGCTTCCAACACATATTCACCCTTCCGTTGGATCAACGCTACAACGCTGCAACGTTTAGAACACCGACCATCCCTCCAGGAATGATCTGGTGATGAACATGCAATTTGTTGACGTCATCAAGCAGTGACATCGCTCCTTCCCGCACATACCCAAACCATCCCGGTCCGCGTCAATAACCAACGCTGTCGCGGATAATCGTTTCTTCCAACCGCATTGTTCAGCTTTGCCCAAGGTTGCTCAGTCATCCGTCATGTTGCAAACCGACTTTCCACACTCCATTCAGCGGGAACTGAACCGCCTTCTAAAATGCGTACCCGGGATGCATCGGGCTTTGGGCCGGACCGATGCCGATCTGGACGCCCTGCCGGGTTGGTCCGAATTGATGGGCAGGCCGGGGCGGATAATCGCGCATGAAGGGCGGATTTGTCTTGTCTGTGTGCTTTTCGGACCCAGCGGGGCCGGGAAAAGCACCTTGTTTCGACTGTTGACCGGAATTCCCGTTCCTGCCGGGGAAACCCGGCGGCCCATGACCTTCCACCCCACTGCGGCCGTGCCGGAACCCTTGCGGGACACTCTGAATTTGGCTGAACTCTTTCCTGACTATCAGCTGCATCCGTTGCGGGACATGGACATGCTCCAAAACCTGCTCTTGGACGGACGGGAACCGGGCAAGGATCTCTTTTTTCAGTATTACCCGGATGACCAAGCGGAGCGGCAACCGGGCCCGGCCTGGCTGGTTCTGGTGGATGTTCCGGATTTCAATACCGTGGAACGAAGCAACCGGGCCCGGGCCGAAGCCATGCTCGGGCGGGCTGAGACCGTAATTTTCCTCGTCTACCCCGAAGCCTACAAGGACGCCGCGGTGATGGAACAGCTTCGGGCCGCAGCTGGTCGGGCCGGGCATCTGGTATACGTGGTCACCAAGCTGTCCGCACCGGATGCCGGCCAAACAGCCCAGACCATTTGGGAGGATGTCCGGCACCATGTCCGCGGGGCTCCCGAATTTCAGACAACGCGCGGAGATGGTCGGCGGATCAGTGAGTTTGTGGAGCAGGCTGGCGTGTACTACGCCCGACGTGACCCGGAGCTGCGGCTGGAGGACATCCGGGCCCTTAACCCGGATGCTCCGGATTTCTGGTCCCTGGTCACAGGTCGAGATGCGCTGGAGGTATACTGGTCCAATCTGCTGGCAGTCCTGGACCAGGGACTGACAACGGCTCAGGGTCTGGCTCGAGAAGCTGCGACGGCTCGGGAGGAACTGCGCCGGCATCTGAAAACAGCCGATCAGCGGATCGTCGAGGTCAGCGAACGCATCGCCGGGTCCCAATTTCCAGCCGGTGAGCTGGTGGAACTGATCATCGACGTCGTCAAGGAGAGTCGCCCAGGGTGGCTGCGGATGCTGACCCTCCCCGTGGCCCGGGCAGCGGGCATGCTGTTGTCGCTGCGCGGACTGTTCGCGAAATTTCGCAAAACCGAGCGCAAGGCCGTTTTGCGCGATCGCAGGGAACTGGAACAGCGCCGGCTGGAAGAGGCCGTAGACGTGCTTCTTTCGGCGTGGCGGCGGGATAATCCCACGGAGACCGCATTGTTCTCAACCGGACGGTGTCGGGAAGCGGCCCGGCGTTTTCAGGAGTATGCGCCCCCGCCAGTGCGCGACGATTGGAAAGAGGCCCTGCGAGCCGACGTGCGCGACTGGTCACGACGTCATCCCTGGTACGGTTCATTGGTGGGCACGTTGTCGGAGATGCTGGTATTGCTGGGCGGGGCAGCTCTGGTTTTGGATCTGGCCGTGTCCGGAGGCATTTTTGGCGCCGTGGGCCAGCTCGGCGTGGCCGGAGCAGCGGGTGCCGGAAGTCTGGGCGCGGGAACGGTGCTGAAAATGTTCGAAGAACTCAAGCTGAAGGACATCCTGGAAAAGGCCGACGTGAAATGGCGGAGCCAGCGCCGGGACGAACTGGAAACCCACCTGCGCGAGCATCTCGCACGGCCCCTTTTCGTGAACGAATGGCAACAGCGGATTCGCGTCCTGGAGGAAGCTGATCCTGAAGCCTGCCTCGCCGCGGTGGAGACGATTCGGGCAAGCTGGCCGCGACGGGATTCGGGAGCCCGCCCATGAGCGCACAGCGACTTTTTTCCCAGCGGATCACCACCAGGATTGAGGATTTGATCCAGGAGGCGCGACGCCTTGACCGCCTGGCCGCAGCCCAGGCCATGGCCTTGCGTCTGGAACGGGCTCTGCGTGTCCTGGATGAAGGGGCCAATGGCGACGCCGCTCTGGATCGCCCGGTGGTCATCGTGCTCCTGGGCGGAACCGGCGTGGGCAAATCCGAACTGTTCAACGCCCTGCTGGACAACCCCGGGCTCAGCCCGGTCTCGGCCACGATCCGCCCCCAAACCACCCACGCTCACGTTGCCGTGGCTCCGGCAGACAGACAGCATCTCGCATTTCTTGACGAAACCGATCTGGTGACCACGGACCATCGCCTGGCAGGAACGGCCTTGATTGACGCTCCGGACGTGGACAGCACGGAGTCCGTGCACCTGGAGCGCACCCGTCGGCTGGTGGAGCGGGCGGATATCGTGGTCTACGTCGGCAGTCCGGACAAACGGGCCAACTTCAGTGTCCAGGAAGAAATTCGGCGGTGGGCGGCGCGCAAGCGCTGGTTCTTTGTCCTGAACAAATTGGACCAGATCCCGGAACCCGACCGGGAAGCAGTATGCGCCGACTTTCTCGGTCGGGTGCGGGAACTGGGCTTTGCCGTGGACCAGGGCGGCTTTTTCGCGGTCAGCGCGGTGGCGGCGCAAACCAGAGACAATGGTCTGGGCGATCGCTTGGAACGCTTGCGCGCCGCCCTGTTCGCCCACCGGGCCAGGGAGCAGGTTCAGGCCGTGCGAACCGAGGATATTTTCAATCAGATCCGCCACGCCTTTTCCGGGTCGGTCCGCCACGACCTGGAAAGCCTGCACCGGACCTTGTCGGCCCATGAACAGGAGCTGGATGGACGGGTGCGCGGGGTCTTTCTCAAGGCCTTGTCCACGCCCCGGAGCCAGGACATGCTCCGCCGGATCATTCGGGAACAGGCCTGGCAGAGCGCGCCAGGCCGGGTAGGCGGCTTTCTGGCCTTGCCGGTCTGGATGCGCGGGCGGCTGGCTTTTTCCGGGCTGGCCTACCAGCTGGCCAGAATGTCCACGGGCGGCCCTTCCTTCACCCGAATGCTCCGGGCCGGATGGCATGCGGCCAAGGCCGCCTGGCAGGGAATTTTACCCATGCGGATCATATTGCAAGGATTTTCCGCCGCGGAGGAACGCGATCTGGCCGCGATCGCCCAGGATGCCCAACGCACTCTGGAGGATCTCGGCCTGGACCGTCTCGATGGCGGAACGCCCTCGCCCACTGCAACGCTGCCTGTCCAGGCAGAAGTCGAACAGGCCCTCTGGACGGCCAAACTGATCGGCCAAATCCTGACCGCGTTGCGCACCCAGGGGCTGCTGCCCCGGGCCTCGGAGCACGCTGAACAGGATCAGCGCACCCGTGAGCTGTTCCAGGAACGCCTGGAGCAGGCTCTGCTCGACAGCGCCGGCCAACTGGCCGCCCAGCGCGTGAACCTGATCCATACCCTGGCCGGCAACCTCTTGCCCCTCCTGGTCTTCGGCCACGCCACGGTCCGCCTTGTTTCCGGCTGGCTGGCCGGGGATTGGCTGCCCTTTGACTTCTACTTGACCGCGGTGGCCGTTTTCCTGATCAGCCTGGTCCCGGGCTACCTGCTTGTTGCCGCTTCCCTATCCCGCCCCGGAAACCTGCCCGCCCCGGACCAACTGGTCCAGTCCCTGTTGTCTCCGGCAGAGACCGAACCGCTACGCCGGGTGCGTCAGGGTGTTGAGGGCTTGCTCAGCCGGGTTCGGGATCTGGAAGATGCCCTGCGGGTAAGTTCCCAGGTGCTCCACCAGGAACTGGACCCCTCGCGGTTCGGCGCTGTGCTTCAAGAGGCCAGAAGCGACAAAGAACCACAATAATCGATCATCACTTCCAGGTTATACCATGCAAAATCTTGTTCTCACCGTCGTTTTGACTGCCCTTGTCGCCAAGGTCATCACCGAAGTCTGGCTGATTGTCTTAAACATGCACGAAGTGAGGCAGCGCCAAAATGCGCCGCCAAAGGCCTTGCGTGAGGTGATGGACGAACCGACCTACCGGAAGTCCGTGGAATACACCCTGGCCAAAAGCCGGTTTGGGTTGTTCGGAGAAGCCTATGGAGCGGTGGTTCTGGCCGTGGTGCTTTTTTCCGGGCTGTTACCCTGGACCTACGACCTGCTCGGCGGCGGACCAACAGCTTCGGTCTGGCGGGAGGGACTGTACTTGATTGTCGTAATGACCCTGCTGTCCCTGCCCGGCTTGCCGTTGGACCACCATGCCCAGTTTCGGCTGGAAGAACGCTTTGGATTCAACAACAGCACCTTGCGGTTGTGGATCTCGGACAAAATCAAGGGGCTGATCCTGGGCGTGGGCATTGCCCTGCCGCTGCTGGCCGCAATCCTCTTCCTGATCGACTGGATCGGGTCGTGGTGGTGGATCTGG
This is a stretch of genomic DNA from Desulfonatronum thioautotrophicum. It encodes these proteins:
- the waaF gene encoding lipopolysaccharide heptosyltransferase II, producing MCALASPAFTDRHGARVLLIGPSWVGDMVMAQSLVQLLLQHGPERTIDILAPAWSAALVARMPGVRGAVAMATGHGRLGLRERLSLGRRLHGCYEQAIVLPNSLKSALVPFFARIPRRTGYIGEWRYGLLNDWRRLDKARLPMTVQRFVALGLPDAASLPRDVPIPRLTVQPANVRAALHQMGLNAEDDVLILCPGAEYGTAKQWPPEHFAVVGSHLADRGWSVWVLGSEKDQEASQAVCDHIGPAALNLAGRTSLAQAVDLISQARAVVSNDSGLMHVAAALGRPLVAIFGSSDPGFTPPLSPASRIVTLGLTCSPCFQRTCPQHHLDCLRRIEPELVLQKLAELLPNQLSESATS
- a CDS encoding KdsC family phosphatase; translated protein: MYPEELARRIGLLILDVDGVLTDGGLYYDDGGRVTKRFNVQDGLGIKMAQTVGLEFAIITGLDAPAVAARAKELGIREYHPGHVRKAPVIRDICSRKRLDLAQVAYLGDDWVDATALKMVGLPMAVANAQPEIKELAAWTSAARGGHGAAREAIRFILSAQGSYESLWQHWLAEE
- the kdsA gene encoding 3-deoxy-8-phosphooctulonate synthase, whose translation is MTDAQQLYDRSVSGPFLIAGPCVLESLELALEVGDALADIAGRAQLPVIFKSSFDKANRSSLESFRGPGLELGMEWLAAIKERTGLPVITDIHEPRQAARVAQVADVLQIPAFLCRQTDLLVAAGETGRIVNIKKGQFVAPWDLRPAIAKVRSTGNTRIWLTERGSSFGYNNLVVDFRSFPILAEAGHPVIFDATHSVQLPGGKGHVSDGQREFVPVLARAAVAAGCQGLFLEVHPRPEEALCDGPNSWPLDRLAPLLTDLLRIWRQTNVS
- a CDS encoding CTP synthase, translated to MKTKFIFVTGGVLSSLGKGLAAASIGALLQARGLKVTIQKLDPYINVDPGTMNPFQHGEVYVTDDGAETDLDLGHYERYLDISMSQRNNYTSGSIYNSVITKERRGDYLGGTVQVIPHITDEIKSAVLGVAQHDEDVAIIEIGGTVGDIESLPFLEAIRQLRSNLGKDNVLYIHLTLVPLMRAAGELKTKPTQHSVKELRSIGIQPDIILCRSEVDLGKDIKAKIALFCNVDEDAVFTAIDVQSIYEVPLALYEEGVDQKIAILLRLPAKNPHLPRWKELVTRLRTPKDEVRIAIVGKYVDLRESYKSLHEALIHGGVAHDVSVRLEYINSEEVVGDTVAESMAGVHGVLVPGGFGHRGVEGKIAAIRFAREQGVPFFGICLGMQCAVIEFARNVLSLPSANSEEFDPTSPDPVIYLMAEWYDHRRQCHQKRDAGCAKGGTMRLGAYPCRIKPETRAFVAYGEDVVQERHRHRYEFNDRYAERFEAAGMVLSGLSPDNALVEIVELTDHPWFLGCQFHPEFKSRPLDPHPLFRDFIGAALSRKISGVP
- a CDS encoding phosphoribosylformylglycinamidine synthase subunit PurQ — protein: MSNVKVLVLAGYGTNCQRETAHAAMLAGADEVVVAHFSELVAGEVRLEDFHFLIFPGGFLDGDDLGAAQAAALRWRYAKTVSGTPLVEELQRFFDAGGLILGICNGFQLLVKLGMLPGTGTATLERQVSLSHNDSARFEDRWVHLRTNPKSPCVFTAGLDALFLPVRHGEGKLVPKDDATLQALEDQGLVALRYIDPQTGQPTMAYPANPNGSPGGIAGLTDPSGRILGLMPHPEAYNHPTNHPAWTRGAKAPLGITLLANGIAALRARK
- the tadA gene encoding tRNA adenosine(34) deaminase TadA, producing the protein MMRGARSSWEDPMLRALNEAHVARDLNEVPVGAVVLNQDGTILAAAHNRTLSTQDPAGHAEILALRNAAMTQGNHRLSGCILVVTLEPCLMCLGALVQARIAGLVFGARDHKAGAILSRLNVNDLEWLNHRFWVIEGVLADECSDLLSSFFAGRRKNHSAKQSHSSLIKQSSGEVPKWP
- a CDS encoding GTPase encodes the protein MSAQRLFSQRITTRIEDLIQEARRLDRLAAAQAMALRLERALRVLDEGANGDAALDRPVVIVLLGGTGVGKSELFNALLDNPGLSPVSATIRPQTTHAHVAVAPADRQHLAFLDETDLVTTDHRLAGTALIDAPDVDSTESVHLERTRRLVERADIVVYVGSPDKRANFSVQEEIRRWAARKRWFFVLNKLDQIPEPDREAVCADFLGRVRELGFAVDQGGFFAVSAVAAQTRDNGLGDRLERLRAALFAHRAREQVQAVRTEDIFNQIRHAFSGSVRHDLESLHRTLSAHEQELDGRVRGVFLKALSTPRSQDMLRRIIREQAWQSAPGRVGGFLALPVWMRGRLAFSGLAYQLARMSTGGPSFTRMLRAGWHAAKAAWQGILPMRIILQGFSAAEERDLAAIAQDAQRTLEDLGLDRLDGGTPSPTATLPVQAEVEQALWTAKLIGQILTALRTQGLLPRASEHAEQDQRTRELFQERLEQALLDSAGQLAAQRVNLIHTLAGNLLPLLVFGHATVRLVSGWLAGDWLPFDFYLTAVAVFLISLVPGYLLVAASLSRPGNLPAPDQLVQSLLSPAETEPLRRVRQGVEGLLSRVRDLEDALRVSSQVLHQELDPSRFGAVLQEARSDKEPQ